From Lagenorhynchus albirostris chromosome 10, mLagAlb1.1, whole genome shotgun sequence, the proteins below share one genomic window:
- the LOC132527427 gene encoding uncharacterized protein LOC132527427, producing the protein MRLEKGGSLELRAGGPDAGLAAPAHPPVLTCGAGGPWGLSVSRGWTSCPQPSQPDCTSAKEMPPQRSCLHRRFSRGRVASGPRPVLSKCESRGPATQNPAGAEPLTRVRSPWEVAVLRNHLARVTLEGQSRIQRPPGGAARRPGCRAAAQSSPAAPPPSAPSPDGQVPTPSDVDTWSVPQALVQRESRPRTSVGEALGRGPGSGRRGLLRGAGPHWVYHSVSDIGNTLELSQVRRLLRWDLRWREWRRLQRSPGSPTLSPVASWGEGSCQPFPLRHLRVGIWDRSVYIPPSASLRRRPPTDPRSHLHPAAGVGFPECGSDCGRPVCTAAAGGLRLAAPTPRGGQGRARRPDKPATPEPQEMENDQLRNRDAAASSSRTGPRPFGCFHGSGRLASPRPGAPVASPSGGSGAREPLRERGHGDRVCPAAQASSDPRLPDPLSAPRRPAARPRASPPASSRTARPTPRRPLRTPSRNRRPRPYLDQVPAAPGSGVAL; encoded by the exons ATGCGGCTCGAGAAGGGCGG TTCTCTGGAGCTGCGAGCCGGCGGTCCTGATGCCGGCCTTGCAGCCCCGGCGCATCCCCCGGTTCTCACGTGTGGAGCTGGAGGTCCGTGGGGCTTGTCGGTGTCCAGGGGCTGGACAAGCTGCCCACAGCCGAGTCAGCCCGACTGCACGTCGGCCAAGGAGATGCCCCCCCAGAGGTCCTG CCTTCACAGGCGCTTCTCCCGGGGCCGTGTGGCAAGCGGCCCGCGGCCAGTGCTTAGCAAGTGTGAGAGCAGAGGGCCCGCCACCCAGAACCCCGCCGGCGCCGAGCCTTTGACCCGAGTCCGCTCCCCCTGGGAAGTCGCTGTGCTCAGGAACCACCTGGCCCGAGTCACACTGGAGGGCCAGAGCCGCATCCAGCGACCGCCTGGGGGAGCGGCCCGAAGGCCGGGCTGCCGCGCCGCGGCCCAGAGCAGCCCAGCTGCGCCTCCGCCCTCCGCTCCCTCCCCTGACGGGCAGGTGCCGACCCCAAG CGACGTCGACACCTGGTCGGTGCCCCAGGCCTTGGTGCAGCGGGAGAGCCGACCTCGGACGTCAGTTGGCGAGGCCCTCGGGAGAGGCCCGGGCAGCGGCCGGAGGGGGCTCCTCCGGGGAGCTGGGCCCCACTGGGTGTATCATAGTGTCAGTGACATCGGCAACACGCTGGAA CTGTCCCAGGTGCGCCGTCTTCTGCGCTGGGACCTCCGATGGCGGGAGTGGCGGCGGCTTCAGCGCAGCCCCGGTTCTCCGACCCTCTCCCCCGTTGCTTCCTGGGGGGAGGGCTCCTGCCAGCCATTCCCTCTGCGTCACCTGCGCGTTGGCATCT GGGACCGCTCTGTGTACATCCCTCCATCGGCCTCACTGCGACGCCGGCCCCCGACAGACCCCCGCTCCCATCTCCACCCAGCGGCCGGCGTGGGCTTCCCAGAATGCGGCAGTGACTGCGGCCGCCCCGTATGCACGGCAGCTGCCGGGGGGCTGAGGCTGGCGGCACCCACCCCACGGGGTGGGCAAGG ACGAGCGCGGCGTCCCGACAAGCCAGCCACGCCGGAGCCACAGGAAATGGAGAACGACCAGCTCAGAAACCGGGACGCGGCTGC CTCGTCCTCCCGCACGGGCCCCCGgccctttggttgtttccatggctCCGGCCGCCTCGCCTCCCCTCGGCCAGGTGCCCCTGTGGCCTCACCTTCGGGCGGCTCTGGGGCGCGCGAACCGCTGCGGGAGCGCGGCCACGGGGATCGCGTCTGCCCAGCCGCCCAGGCGAGCTCGGACCCGCGCCTCCCGGACCCACTGTCCGCCCCGCGTCGCCCCGCCGCCCGGCCCCGTGCCAGCCCGCCGGCCTCGTCCCGGACCGCGCGCCCCACGCCCCGCCGCCCCCTGAGGACCCCGAGCCGTAACCGCCGTCCTCGGCCGTATCTGGACCAGGTTCCGGCAGCTCCTGGCAGCGGCGTTGCCCTTTGA